The following proteins are co-located in the Primulina tabacum isolate GXHZ01 chromosome 11, ASM2559414v2, whole genome shotgun sequence genome:
- the LOC142519648 gene encoding uncharacterized protein LOC142519648, whose amino-acid sequence MFEEEAMKEGISFSGGEGLPANIMLSMEKNNYGDHNEMIKPSTAVMMDFVAKIREWIKSSKEENKSPEVGKLKEIETKLCEDQGAVQKIADPNLREVNAIFIQHEEIGVVSREEKEVKFTPIRDENPTLTKRVRGKKNEKYDSNQCIDISLFPYPHRFLQLQAKFQKKKVLGDLKNLHTNIDSADLGEVKFQGGTRRNLPQKLLDPGEFVVPCEIGGQLGEKAICDSGASVNIMPSSLHEKLGLSGIKPTEVILQLADKSVKVPLGCVEDVELKIDKLRLSADFVVLDVENSKNVPIILGRPFLATAGTIIDLKQRKLTMDIEGQRVEIKASKISHDPP is encoded by the exons ATGTTTGAAGAAGAGGCTATGAAGGAAGGAATTTCATTTTCTGGTGGTGAGGGACTTCCAGCAAACATTATGTTGTCCATGGAGAAAAATAACTATGGTGATCACAACGAAATGATCAAACCTTCTACTGCTGTTATGATGGACTTTGTGGCAAAAATAAGGGAATGGATAAAGTCTTCGAAGGAGGAGAATAAGTCACCAGAAGTTGGTAAACTTAAGGAAATTGAAACTAAGCTGTGTGAAGACCAAG GCGCAGTTCAAAAGATTGCAGACCCAAATCTGAGAGAAGTGAATGCCATTTTTATACAGCACGAGGAGATTGGTGTGGTAAGCAGAGAGGAGAAAGAAGTTAAATTCACACCTATCCGGGATGAAAATCCAACTCTAACCAAAAGAGTCCGAGGTAAGAAAAATGAGAAGTATGattcaaatcaatgcattgatatttCTTTATTTCCCTACCCCCATAGATTTTTACAATTACAAGcgaaatttcaaaagaaaaaagttcTGGgcgatctcaagaacctacacacTAATATTGATTCTGCAGATCTTGGGGAAGTGAAATTTCAAGGAGGAACACGAAGAAATCTTCCTCAGAAGCTGCTAGATCCCGGTGAATTTGTTGTGCCATGTGAAATAGGGGGTCAATTGGGGGAAAAAGCTATCTGTGATTCAGGAGCAAGTGTGAATATAATGCCAAGTTCTCTTCACGAGaaacttggactgagcgggatcAAACCCACAGAAGTAATCTTGCAGCTGGCAGATAAATCGGTGAAGGTGCCATTGGGTTGTGTAGAAGATGTTGAACTTAAAATTGATAAATTGAGGCTTTCAGCAGATTTCGTGGTACTAGACGTGGAGAACAGTAAGAATGTTCCTATCATTCTAGGAAGACCATTCTTGGCTACTGCTGGAACTATCATCGACTTGAAACAAAGAAAATTGACAATGGATATTGAAGGTCAAAGGGTGGAAATCAAGGCATCTAAAATTTCTCACGACCCACCTTGA